From the genome of Eucalyptus grandis isolate ANBG69807.140 chromosome 2, ASM1654582v1, whole genome shotgun sequence, one region includes:
- the LOC104434702 gene encoding protein DMP2: MGNKSSAKSKADSQETSTTKKKSAFNGLGNLIRLLPTGTVFLFQFLNPVLTNNGKCHTVNQYLSAILIGVCGFSSCFACFTDSYKGMLGLTYYGIATTKGLWPGSSSVDLSSYKLRFSDFVHGFMVVIIFAVLVLLDTNTMMCFYPSFENRERTLTMALPPVVGAVSGVVFALFPTKRHGIGYPASSETKTTSETSTTSESKA, translated from the coding sequence ATGGGCAACAAAAGCTCTGCGAAATCCAAGGCCGATTCACAGGAAACAAGCACCACCAAGAAGAAGAGCGCCTTCAACGGACTAGGCAACCTGATTAGGCTCCTTCCGACCGGGACCGTCTTCTTGTTCCAATTCCTCAACCCAGTCTTGACCAACAATGGCAAGTGCCACACCGTTAACCAGTACCTTAGTGCCATTCTAATCGGGGTTTGCGGTTTTTCGAGTTGTTTCGCTTGCTTCACTGATAGCTACAAGGGGATGCTCGGGTTGACCTACTATGGCATCGCCACGACCAAGGGCCTCTGGCCGGGCTCGAGCTCCGTGGATTTATCGAGTTATAAGCTTCGGTTTTCAGATTTTGTCCACGGTTTCATGGTGGTGATTATTTTCGCCGTCCTGGTATTGTTGGACACGAACACCATGATGTGCTTCTATCCGTCTTTCGAGAATAGGGAGAGGACTTTGACCATGGCTTTGCCACCCGTGGTCGGCGCGGTCTCAGGCGTGGTGTTCGCGTTGTTCCCAACCAAGCGCCATGGAATCGGGTATCCTGCTTCAAGTGAGACTAAGACTACCTCAGAGACCAGTACTACCTCGGAGAGCAAAGCCTAG